The following coding sequences are from one Candidatus Neomarinimicrobiota bacterium window:
- a CDS encoding VWA domain-containing protein, whose product MSFENIEFLWLLLFVPALLYWYLRKNEALRSKLRFSDTRIFSKISGRKVSLRVHLPFALRLIALTLIIFGFARPRSGVTNQEITTEGIDIMLVLDISSSMEARDFKPNRLEAAKAVADLFIKNRKNDRIGLIVFAAESFIQAPLTLDYDVLRSFLRKVRIVPKKYDGTAIGLAISSGVNRLRRSDAKSKIMILLSDGSNNSGEVQPLTAAELAAAFDVKVYTIGAGTKSRRLLQGDLDEEMLIKIAERTNGKYFHAADEQRLQDIYNEINELEKTEIKVKEYTRFEELYSFLLLPGLIILLIEVFAGMTYSRRLP is encoded by the coding sequence CTTTTGAAAATATAGAATTTCTATGGTTACTCTTATTCGTACCCGCTCTCCTGTATTGGTATCTGCGAAAGAATGAAGCTCTTCGCAGTAAATTAAGGTTTTCCGATACCCGGATTTTCAGCAAGATATCCGGCAGGAAAGTATCGCTACGGGTTCATCTCCCGTTTGCTCTGCGTTTGATTGCGCTGACTCTTATAATATTCGGATTCGCGCGTCCCCGTTCGGGGGTTACCAATCAGGAAATCACTACAGAAGGAATTGATATAATGCTCGTTCTGGATATTTCCAGCAGTATGGAAGCGAGAGATTTTAAACCGAACAGATTAGAGGCGGCAAAAGCCGTAGCGGATTTGTTTATAAAAAACAGGAAAAATGACAGGATAGGACTTATAGTTTTCGCCGCTGAATCGTTTATTCAAGCGCCTTTGACGTTGGACTACGATGTACTACGATCGTTTTTAAGAAAGGTCCGAATTGTTCCCAAAAAATATGACGGCACAGCTATTGGTCTTGCTATTTCAAGCGGTGTTAACAGGCTAAGAAGAAGCGATGCCAAAAGTAAAATTATGATTCTCCTTTCTGACGGCAGCAACAACTCGGGTGAGGTGCAGCCGCTTACCGCGGCAGAGCTGGCTGCGGCATTTGACGTTAAAGTGTACACTATCGGCGCTGGAACGAAATCGCGCAGATTGCTTCAAGGTGATTTAGATGAAGAAATGTTGATAAAAATTGCCGAGCGCACCAATGGAAAATATTTTCACGCAGCAGACGAACAACGGCTTCAGGATATATACAACGAAATCAACGAGTTGGAAAAAACTGAAATAAAAGTCAAGGAATATACGCGATTTGAAGAATTGTATTCATTTCTACTACTTCCGGGATTGATTATCCTTCTGATAGAAGTTTTTGCGGGAATGACTTATTCTCGGAGATTGCCCTGA